The following are encoded in a window of Solidesulfovibrio magneticus RS-1 genomic DNA:
- a CDS encoding DUF4416 family protein: MDPDLALCYAPPMPHTSPRRFWLATLGCKVNQYEARALAEAFAAKGWSPAPSPADADRIVLISCAVTARAESESRRLARALIREAKPGTEVAATGCAAAVHPEAFAALGAVPMPDKDRLAAASDTLAPCPPRPGDHFPNLAVAGYDRARALLKIQDGCSHGCTYCIVPAARGPSVSRPYPAILAEARRLLDAGHAELGLTGINLGHFGPDLAPPMSFWRLVADLERDLLASHGPAFRLRLGSLDPAMLDAEGLAVLGESRRVCRHLHISLQSADPGVLGAMNRRPNDADAVSFFVDKLGMKWGRMALGLDLLAGFPGEADTAHAATAAFLTRLPVSYAHVFPYSRRPGTPAATMAGQLPKEIKTRRAAELRRTAEDKARAFLTRLATEDRLEVAVECADPAAGSCGRYVDCRFVDAPPPDARRSGRGPAGGPRRRQPAGGRPAPGGQMSRPREPRPGKLMVSCLSAESDRLWPGVLCALQDLFGPAELVCPALPFDHTAYYNEELGSPIVRRLAAFARPYPLDGLVAAKLATNALEDRLARPDGSRRVNLDPGLVTCERLVLATGKNFTHRVYLAQGIFADLTLVFQGGSWQILPWTFPDYAAPEMLAILTDIRARCRRDLREGAVLHPFSKELPCPRA, translated from the coding sequence ATGGACCCCGACCTCGCCCTTTGCTATGCCCCGCCCATGCCGCACACATCACCACGCCGTTTCTGGCTCGCCACCCTGGGCTGCAAGGTCAATCAGTACGAGGCCCGGGCCCTGGCCGAGGCCTTTGCCGCCAAGGGCTGGAGCCCGGCACCATCCCCGGCTGACGCCGACCGCATCGTGCTCATTTCCTGCGCCGTCACCGCCAGGGCCGAATCCGAAAGCCGCCGCCTGGCCCGGGCACTTATCCGCGAAGCCAAGCCCGGAACCGAAGTCGCGGCCACAGGCTGCGCCGCCGCTGTCCACCCAGAGGCCTTCGCCGCCCTGGGGGCCGTGCCCATGCCCGACAAGGATCGGCTGGCGGCCGCCTCTGACACGCTGGCCCCTTGCCCGCCTCGCCCCGGCGACCACTTTCCGAATCTGGCCGTCGCCGGCTATGACCGGGCCAGGGCCTTGCTTAAAATCCAGGACGGCTGCTCCCACGGCTGCACTTATTGCATCGTGCCGGCTGCCCGGGGGCCGTCGGTGTCCCGGCCCTACCCCGCCATCCTGGCTGAAGCCCGCCGACTGCTGGACGCCGGCCATGCCGAACTGGGGCTCACCGGCATCAACCTCGGCCATTTCGGCCCGGACCTCGCCCCGCCCATGAGCTTCTGGCGGCTGGTGGCCGATCTGGAGCGTGACCTGCTGGCCAGCCACGGTCCGGCCTTCCGCCTGCGCCTGGGCTCCCTGGACCCGGCCATGCTGGACGCCGAGGGCCTGGCCGTCCTGGGCGAAAGCCGCCGTGTCTGCCGCCATTTGCACATCTCGCTGCAAAGCGCCGATCCGGGCGTGCTGGGCGCCATGAACCGCCGCCCGAATGATGCAGACGCCGTGTCCTTTTTTGTAGACAAACTCGGTATGAAATGGGGCCGCATGGCCCTGGGCCTGGATCTTCTGGCCGGATTTCCCGGCGAAGCCGACACCGCCCACGCCGCAACAGCCGCGTTCTTGACCCGGCTGCCGGTCAGTTATGCCCATGTATTCCCCTATTCGCGCCGCCCGGGCACACCGGCCGCGACCATGGCCGGACAGCTGCCCAAGGAAATCAAAACGCGCCGGGCAGCCGAGCTGCGACGTACCGCCGAGGACAAGGCCCGGGCGTTCTTGACCCGCCTTGCCACCGAAGATCGGCTGGAGGTGGCTGTCGAGTGCGCCGATCCGGCCGCCGGTTCCTGCGGGCGCTACGTGGACTGCCGTTTTGTCGATGCCCCCCCCCCTGACGCCCGGCGGTCTGGTCGCGGCCCGGCCGGTGGGCCTCGACGGCGACAGCCTGCTGGTGGCCGTCCTGCCCCAGGAGGCCAGATGAGCCGCCCCCGGGAACCCCGGCCGGGCAAACTCATGGTTTCGTGCCTGTCCGCGGAATCAGACCGGCTCTGGCCTGGGGTGCTTTGCGCCCTGCAAGACCTCTTCGGCCCGGCCGAGCTGGTCTGCCCGGCCCTGCCCTTTGACCACACGGCCTATTATAATGAAGAGCTGGGCTCGCCCATCGTGCGCCGGTTGGCCGCCTTTGCCCGGCCCTATCCCCTGGACGGACTCGTCGCGGCCAAGCTGGCCACCAATGCCCTGGAGGACCGTTTGGCCCGACCGGACGGCTCGCGCCGGGTCAATCTCGACCCGGGGCTTGTCACCTGCGAACGGCTCGTGTTGGCAACGGGCAAGAATTTCACCCACCGCGTCTACCTCGCCCAGGGAATATTCGCTGACTTGACTCTTGTTTTTCAGGGCGGGTCCTGGCAAATCCTGCCCTGGACGTTTCCCGACTACGCCGCGCCGGAGATGCTCGCCATCCTCACCGACATCCGTGCCCGCTGCCGCCGCGATCTGCGCGAAGGGGCCGTCCTTCACCCTTTCTCCAAGGAGCTTCCATGCCCAAGAGCATGA
- a CDS encoding YicC/YloC family endoribonuclease — protein MPKSMTGYGKSRIESDTFTQVWEVRAVNSRFLDLKWRLPLFLRPSEAALERVVREAVARGRVEIHLEFTPTRVDMWKASFNTGLAGAMLDELAAFAAHKGVPFAPDISRMIGISHLWQEEAVDPDPELFAKLASGLRQALVDFNDARAREGRNLADDLLTRLGRLKDWQAAIEAGAPAVVAERTEQLVARITALLEKVGVEPTQDRLLQETAILADKLDVSEEMTRLSGHLARLEGLLRQGGEIGKKLDFLIQEAFREINTCGNKAQNLDISRLVVDFKAELEKCREQVQNIE, from the coding sequence ATGCCCAAGAGCATGACCGGATACGGCAAAAGCCGCATCGAATCCGACACCTTCACCCAGGTCTGGGAAGTACGGGCCGTCAACAGCCGTTTTCTCGACCTCAAATGGCGGTTGCCGCTGTTTTTGCGCCCCAGCGAAGCGGCCCTGGAGCGCGTGGTGCGCGAGGCCGTGGCCCGGGGACGGGTGGAAATCCACCTGGAATTCACCCCCACCCGGGTGGACATGTGGAAGGCCAGCTTCAACACCGGCTTGGCCGGGGCCATGCTCGACGAGCTGGCCGCGTTTGCCGCCCACAAGGGCGTGCCCTTCGCCCCGGACATAAGCCGCATGATCGGCATTTCCCACCTCTGGCAGGAAGAGGCCGTGGACCCCGATCCCGAGCTTTTCGCCAAGCTGGCCTCCGGCCTGCGCCAGGCTCTGGTCGATTTCAACGACGCCCGCGCCCGCGAGGGACGCAACCTGGCCGACGACCTGCTGACCCGCTTGGGCCGGCTCAAGGACTGGCAAGCGGCCATCGAGGCCGGTGCGCCGGCGGTCGTGGCCGAGCGCACCGAGCAGCTCGTAGCCCGCATCACCGCCCTGCTGGAAAAAGTCGGGGTCGAACCCACCCAGGACCGTCTGCTTCAGGAAACCGCCATCCTGGCCGACAAGCTCGACGTTTCCGAGGAGATGACGCGTCTTTCCGGCCACCTCGCCCGTCTGGAGGGGCTTTTGCGCCAGGGCGGCGAGATCGGCAAGAAGCTCGACTTCCTCATCCAGGAAGCCTTCCGCGAGATCAACACCTGCGGCAACAAGGCCCAGAACCTCGACATCAGCCGGCTGGTGGTCGACTTCAAGGCCGAGCTGGAGAAATGCCGCGAGCAGGTGCAAAATATCGAGTAG
- a CDS encoding DUF370 domain-containing protein produces MAQGLLNIGFGNYVAASRVTAIVNPASSPMRRLREEARAERRLIDATQGRKTRSIIITDSNHVILSGIQAETLGTRFEAQEEDHAG; encoded by the coding sequence ATGGCCCAAGGACTGCTCAACATCGGTTTTGGCAACTACGTCGCCGCCTCGCGGGTGACGGCCATCGTCAACCCGGCCTCTTCGCCCATGCGCCGCCTGCGCGAGGAAGCCCGGGCCGAGCGTCGCCTCATCGACGCCACCCAGGGCCGCAAGACCCGCTCCATCATCATCACCGACTCCAACCACGTCATCTTGTCGGGCATCCAGGCCGAAACCCTGGGAACCCGCTTCGAAGCCCAGGAGGAAGACCATGCCGGCTAG